In the Elstera cyanobacteriorum genome, one interval contains:
- the thiB gene encoding thiamine ABC transporter substrate binding subunit gives MNLLLRSLFAASLLALPAAAQKPEVTVYTYSGFASKWGPGPKLKAAFEENCGCTLTFVGVDDGVALLTRLRLEGTATKADVVVGLDQNLTVEAAATGLFAPHGIDTNSLALPVAWDDATFVPFDYGAFAVVYDTKALPTPPKSLKELVEGDPKQKIVIQDPRTSTPGLGLLLWVKAVYGDAAPEAWSKLRGRILTTTKSWGDAYSLFTKGEAPMVLSYTTSPAYHLIEEKTDRYAAAIFSEGHYPQIEVAAATKTSKQAALSKQFLAFLLSDKAQGILPTTNWMYPVTASAPQPDAFKTLPKPEKTLLLPADQVAKNRKAWTDEWLKALAQ, from the coding sequence ATGAACCTTCTGCTGCGCTCGCTATTCGCTGCTTCCCTTCTCGCCCTGCCCGCCGCCGCGCAAAAGCCGGAAGTGACCGTCTATACCTATTCCGGCTTTGCCTCCAAATGGGGTCCGGGGCCAAAGTTGAAGGCGGCTTTTGAGGAAAACTGCGGCTGCACACTCACTTTCGTTGGGGTTGATGACGGGGTGGCCCTCCTCACCCGCCTGCGGCTCGAAGGCACGGCGACCAAGGCGGATGTCGTCGTCGGTCTCGATCAGAATTTGACGGTGGAGGCTGCCGCGACCGGCCTGTTTGCGCCGCATGGGATCGATACCAATTCCCTCGCCCTGCCCGTCGCCTGGGATGATGCGACCTTCGTGCCGTTCGATTACGGCGCGTTCGCCGTGGTCTATGATACCAAGGCGCTGCCGACGCCGCCGAAAAGCCTGAAAGAATTGGTGGAGGGCGACCCGAAGCAGAAGATCGTCATCCAAGACCCGCGCACCTCCACCCCCGGTCTCGGCCTACTGCTCTGGGTGAAAGCCGTCTATGGCGATGCGGCGCCCGAGGCGTGGAGCAAACTGCGTGGCCGCATTCTAACCACGACGAAAAGCTGGGGCGACGCCTATAGTCTGTTCACCAAGGGCGAGGCGCCGATGGTCCTCTCCTACACCACCTCGCCCGCCTATCACCTGATCGAAGAAAAGACTGACCGGTATGCGGCGGCGATCTTCAGCGAAGGCCATTACCCACAGATCGAAGTCGCCGCCGCGACCAAGACCAGCAAACAGGCAGCGCTTTCAAAGCAGTTCCTGGCCTTCCTCTTGAGCGATAAAGCCCAGGGCATTTTGCCGACGACGAACTGGATGTACCCGGTCACCGCTAGCGCGCCGCAGCCCGACGCCTTCAAGACCCTGCCGAAGCCCGAAAAGACCTTGCTGTTGCCCGCCGATCAGGTCGCCAAAAACCGTAAGGCCTGGACCGACGAATGGCTGAAGGCGCTGGCCCAGTAA
- the nagZ gene encoding beta-N-acetylhexosaminidase: protein MNDFGLHFLIGLQPSPDLAEHDRALLADVRPAGITLFKGNFDHAASEPMWRQRLADLLKRCQDALGRDRFLVALDHEGGRVHRTPPGITHFPPARAYADRAYDVARTMAAELTGVGVNFILAPVCDIDSNPSNPVIGDRSFGRDTETVTGAALEFLRGLADGGILGCAKHFPGHGDTDVDSHHALPRLTLSEEALATRELKPFEALIAAGVPAVMTAHILFPEIAGATPATLAPEILTGLLRQKLGFDGVIVSDDLGMKAIAPWFDAPEAAAQALAAGCDLLCLCAAQADTARSRDFRDAIAAAANSGTEFAEKVSTSQARVTLLLSRLTV, encoded by the coding sequence ATGAACGATTTCGGCCTGCATTTTCTGATCGGCCTTCAGCCGTCGCCCGACCTGGCGGAGCACGACCGCGCCCTATTGGCCGATGTCCGCCCGGCAGGAATTACCCTGTTTAAGGGCAATTTCGACCATGCTGCTTCGGAACCGATGTGGCGGCAGCGGCTCGCCGACCTCCTGAAACGCTGCCAGGATGCCCTGGGGCGCGACCGTTTCCTGGTAGCGCTCGACCATGAAGGCGGGCGCGTTCATCGCACGCCGCCCGGGATCACCCATTTCCCCCCGGCGCGCGCCTATGCCGACCGTGCCTATGACGTGGCCCGGACAATGGCCGCGGAATTGACCGGCGTCGGTGTGAATTTCATCCTCGCCCCCGTCTGCGATATCGATTCTAACCCCAGCAATCCCGTGATAGGGGACCGCAGCTTTGGCCGTGATACCGAAACTGTCACCGGGGCCGCGCTCGAGTTTCTGCGCGGCCTGGCCGACGGCGGCATCCTCGGCTGCGCCAAGCATTTCCCCGGTCATGGCGATACGGATGTCGATAGTCATCACGCCCTACCGCGCCTCACTCTATCCGAGGAGGCTCTGGCCACGCGGGAGTTGAAACCGTTTGAAGCCCTGATTGCGGCGGGGGTTCCCGCCGTCATGACCGCCCATATCCTGTTTCCCGAGATCGCCGGGGCGACCCCGGCCACCTTAGCGCCCGAAATCTTGACCGGCTTGCTACGGCAGAAACTGGGGTTCGACGGGGTCATCGTTTCCGACGATCTTGGCATGAAGGCGATTGCCCCCTGGTTCGATGCGCCGGAAGCCGCCGCACAGGCCCTAGCGGCCGGGTGTGACCTGCTCTGCCTTTGTGCCGCGCAGGCCGACACGGCCCGCAGCCGGGATTTCCGCGATGCGATTGCCGCAGCGGCCAACAGCGGCACGGAGTTTGCTGAGAAAGTTTCAACCAGCCAAGCGCGGGTGACTTTGTTGCTAAGCCGCCTCACAGTGTAA
- a CDS encoding NADP-dependent isocitrate dehydrogenase: MSKIKVKTPLVELDGDEMTRIIWKMIREELILPFLDVDLKYYDLGMEYRDQTDDQVTIDAANAIKQYGVGVKCATITPDEARVKEFNLKKMWKSPNGTIRNILGGTVFREPIICKNVPRLIPGWTQPIVIGRHAFGDQYKATDFVVPGPGKLTLTFTPDDGGAPVTHEVYKFEESGVAMGMYNVDESIKGFARACLHYGLSRGWPVYLSTKNTILKAYDGRFKDLFQAVFDAEFKDAFAAKGIVYEHRLIDDMVASALKWSGGFVWACKNYDGDVQSDSVAQGFGSLGLMTSVLLTPDGQTVEAEAAHGTVTRHYREHQKGRETSTNPIASIFAWTRGLGYRGEFDGTPDVKEFALTLERVCVKTVETGSMTKDLALLIGPDQPWLSTTQFFAKLAENLRKEMKVA, translated from the coding sequence ATGAGCAAGATTAAGGTCAAAACCCCGCTGGTTGAATTGGATGGGGATGAAATGACGCGCATCATCTGGAAGATGATCCGCGAAGAACTGATCCTCCCGTTCCTCGATGTCGACCTGAAGTATTATGACCTCGGCATGGAATACCGCGATCAGACCGACGATCAGGTGACCATCGACGCCGCCAATGCGATTAAGCAGTATGGCGTTGGCGTTAAGTGCGCCACGATTACGCCAGACGAAGCCCGCGTGAAGGAATTCAATCTCAAGAAGATGTGGAAATCGCCGAACGGCACGATCCGCAATATTCTGGGCGGGACTGTCTTCCGCGAACCGATCATCTGCAAGAATGTGCCGCGCCTTATTCCGGGCTGGACGCAGCCGATTGTGATCGGGCGCCATGCGTTCGGCGATCAATATAAGGCCACTGATTTTGTCGTGCCGGGTCCGGGCAAGCTGACCCTGACCTTCACGCCGGACGATGGCGGCGCGCCGGTGACGCACGAAGTCTATAAGTTCGAAGAATCGGGCGTTGCCATGGGCATGTACAACGTCGATGAGTCGATCAAAGGCTTCGCCCGCGCCTGCCTGCACTATGGCCTGTCGCGCGGTTGGCCGGTCTATCTCTCGACCAAGAACACCATCCTCAAGGCCTATGACGGGCGCTTCAAGGATCTGTTCCAGGCCGTCTTCGATGCCGAGTTTAAGGACGCTTTCGCCGCCAAGGGCATCGTCTACGAACATCGCCTGATCGACGATATGGTCGCCTCGGCCCTCAAGTGGTCGGGCGGCTTCGTTTGGGCCTGTAAGAACTACGACGGCGACGTGCAGTCGGACTCGGTCGCCCAGGGCTTCGGCTCGCTGGGTCTCATGACCTCCGTGCTGCTCACCCCGGACGGGCAGACCGTGGAAGCGGAAGCGGCGCATGGCACCGTGACCCGTCATTACCGCGAACACCAGAAGGGCCGCGAAACCTCCACCAATCCGATCGCCTCGATTTTCGCCTGGACGCGCGGCCTTGGCTATCGCGGCGAGTTCGACGGCACGCCGGATGTGAAGGAATTCGCCCTGACGCTGGAACGCGTCTGCGTGAAGACCGTGGAAACCGGGTCGATGACCAAGGATCTGGCGCTGCTGATCGGCCCGGATCAGCCTTGGCTGTCGACCACGCAATTCTTCGCCAAGCTGGCGGAAAATCTGCGTAAGGAAATGAAGGTCGCTTAA
- a CDS encoding VacJ family lipoprotein has translation MLSSAPVGGLSCMDVTIMKALPSPLTRLCRVLPLVVALGLGACATSPTAENDPLEGFNRGVFAVNDALDQAVIRPVSYGYREAVPEPIRDRVRDFIANLASPVVFLNDVLQGEFDRAGITFTRFWINTIGGLGGLVDVASSVGIQRHTEDFGQTLGTWGVNDGPYLVLPLLGPSNPRDAVGKVVDIFTDPMTYVFGAHGPDWGPYALTGTRIVDGRSRIIRETDDLRRNSFDYYATIRSIYRQQRADDISNGRTKPGSKPSYPGQDGN, from the coding sequence ATGTTAAGTTCGGCCCCAGTTGGTGGTCTTAGCTGTATGGATGTGACGATCATGAAAGCCTTGCCCTCGCCCCTCACCCGCCTGTGCCGTGTGCTGCCGCTCGTGGTCGCGTTGGGGCTGGGGGCCTGCGCGACGTCCCCGACCGCTGAGAACGACCCGCTGGAAGGGTTCAACCGCGGTGTTTTCGCGGTGAATGATGCGCTCGACCAAGCCGTCATCCGCCCGGTATCCTATGGCTACCGCGAGGCGGTGCCGGAGCCGATCCGCGACCGCGTGCGCGACTTTATCGCCAATCTGGCGTCGCCCGTGGTCTTCCTCAACGACGTGCTCCAGGGCGAGTTTGACCGGGCCGGAATAACCTTCACCCGCTTCTGGATCAACACGATTGGCGGGCTTGGCGGTCTGGTCGATGTCGCCTCCTCGGTCGGTATCCAGCGTCACACGGAAGATTTCGGTCAAACGCTCGGCACTTGGGGGGTTAACGACGGCCCCTATCTCGTTCTCCCGCTGCTCGGTCCGTCTAACCCGCGCGATGCCGTTGGCAAAGTGGTCGATATTTTCACCGACCCGATGACCTATGTCTTTGGCGCCCACGGCCCGGACTGGGGCCCTTATGCGCTAACCGGGACCCGCATCGTCGATGGCCGTTCGCGCATTATTCGGGAAACCGATGATCTGCGCCGGAATTCCTTCGATTATTACGCGACCATCCGCAGCATTTATCGCCAGCAGCGCGCCGACGATATTAGCAATGGTCGTACCAAGCCAGGCAGCAAGCCCAGCTACCCGGGACAAGACGGGAACTGA
- a CDS encoding phosphatidylserine decarboxylase, translating to MRPTVFHPIHREGWPFIAIFAVATIILGTIHGVLGFVGVVLTAWCAYFFRDPVRVTPMRAGLVVSPADGVVVSLGPTVPPAELGLGDQPLPCVAVFMNVFDVHVNRAPVTGRIRHMAYRPGRFFNASLDKASEHNERNGLVFDLPDGRAIGVVQIAGLVARRIVWWVGTGDAMTSGSRFGMIRFGSRVDVYLPQGVVPQVCIGQRAIAGETVLADLQSGEAQRPGFAS from the coding sequence ATGCGCCCCACCGTTTTTCACCCGATCCACCGCGAAGGCTGGCCGTTCATCGCCATTTTCGCCGTGGCAACGATCATTCTGGGAACGATCCACGGCGTGCTGGGCTTTGTCGGGGTCGTGCTGACCGCTTGGTGTGCCTATTTCTTCCGTGATCCTGTGCGCGTCACGCCGATGCGGGCCGGGCTGGTGGTTAGCCCTGCCGATGGCGTTGTCGTGAGCCTCGGGCCGACCGTTCCGCCCGCCGAGCTTGGCCTTGGCGATCAGCCCTTGCCCTGTGTTGCCGTGTTCATGAATGTCTTCGATGTGCATGTGAACCGCGCGCCGGTTACGGGCCGCATCCGCCATATGGCCTATCGCCCGGGACGTTTTTTCAATGCCTCGCTCGATAAAGCCAGCGAGCATAACGAGCGCAATGGGCTGGTTTTCGACCTGCCGGACGGGCGGGCCATCGGCGTTGTGCAGATCGCCGGTCTGGTCGCGCGCCGGATCGTCTGGTGGGTCGGCACCGGCGATGCCATGACGTCGGGGAGCCGCTTCGGCATGATCCGCTTCGGCAGCCGCGTCGATGTTTATCTGCCGCAGGGCGTTGTGCCGCAGGTCTGCATCGGCCAGCGCGCCATTGCTGGGGAAACCGTGCTAGCCGATCTTCAATCCGGCGAAGCGCAGCGTCCGGGGTTTGCCAGCTAA
- a CDS encoding TIGR00730 family Rossman fold protein: protein MTSVTSVCVYCGSAGAVDPAYRDAATGLGRLLAQAGINLVYGGGRVGLMGLVADAVMAGGAHVTGIIPEFLDKYEVGHTGLSELIVVDTMHTRKQQMMDRADAFIVLPGGFGTLEELFEVLTWKQLRLHDKPILILDLPGTDGRGFWEPLTGLLNHIIGQNFAKPETAALWQVITRLDDVLPALRAAPPPAVPVETKWL from the coding sequence ATGACATCCGTTACATCCGTTTGCGTTTACTGTGGCTCTGCCGGGGCGGTGGATCCGGCCTATCGCGACGCTGCGACGGGCCTAGGCAGGTTACTGGCCCAAGCGGGCATCAATCTCGTTTACGGGGGTGGACGGGTCGGCCTGATGGGGCTGGTCGCCGATGCCGTCATGGCGGGCGGCGCCCATGTCACCGGCATTATCCCGGAATTCCTCGATAAGTACGAAGTTGGCCATACGGGCCTGTCGGAACTGATCGTTGTCGATACGATGCATACCCGCAAACAGCAGATGATGGACCGGGCCGATGCCTTCATCGTTCTGCCGGGCGGGTTTGGTACGCTGGAAGAACTGTTTGAAGTGCTGACCTGGAAGCAGCTTCGGCTGCACGATAAGCCGATCCTGATCCTTGATCTTCCTGGGACAGATGGTCGCGGGTTCTGGGAACCTTTGACGGGGCTTCTGAACCATATCATCGGCCAAAACTTCGCCAAGCCCGAAACCGCTGCCTTATGGCAGGTGATTACGCGCCTCGACGATGTTCTGCCCGCGCTCCGGGCCGCCCCGCCCCCGGCGGTGCCGGTTGAAACGAAATGGCTGTGA
- the thiP gene encoding thiamine/thiamine pyrophosphate ABC transporter permease — protein sequence MLALVCATLVLAALIAGIGPVLFLGMTGERGFAESLATVLHDAYLHRVLLFTLGQAALSTLLSLLGAVPVARALARRPAFPGRGLIVQMLGVPLLLPALVGVLALVALYGRTGWVASAVATLGGEMPPIYGLGGILLAHVFFNLPLAVRILLRPLEAVPGESWRLAAQLGFSPAQVFRWIDWPVLRRSLPSVAALIFLLCSGSFTIVLALGGGPRATTLEVALYEALRLDFDPSRAAILALLQTLLCIGVGGLLVRLTPPAVPLSLGPGRNGARPDRHLWRTRILDSFWLGGALLFIGGPLLGLIHGGLRGPILAVLWEADLWTAALNSLRLTALAAPLAVLGALGLLLGARRLPTRLRRLVAGLGTLPLALPPIVIGTGWFILFRPLVLAPWVAVALTIALATLMALPYTLRALTPAVAEAAARHDRLCAALGLRGWQRFRLVDFPVLRRALVTALALAAALSLGDFGAVALFGASDTAALPLLLFSRMGSYRFDEAAVIALFLLLLGFVVFWGIEKGLGRDRRA from the coding sequence ATGCTTGCGCTCGTCTGCGCAACCCTCGTGCTGGCGGCCTTGATCGCCGGTATCGGCCCGGTACTATTCCTCGGGATGACGGGGGAGCGGGGCTTTGCCGAAAGCCTCGCCACCGTTCTCCACGATGCCTATCTGCACCGGGTGCTTCTGTTTACGCTTGGGCAGGCGGCGCTCTCGACGCTGCTCTCGCTGCTGGGGGCCGTGCCGGTGGCGCGGGCACTGGCGCGCCGACCCGCCTTTCCGGGACGGGGGCTGATCGTGCAGATGCTGGGGGTTCCGCTGCTGCTGCCGGCGCTTGTGGGCGTGCTGGCCCTGGTGGCGCTCTATGGCCGCACGGGCTGGGTCGCCTCGGCGGTCGCGACATTGGGGGGCGAGATGCCACCGATCTACGGCCTCGGCGGGATTCTCCTGGCCCATGTGTTTTTCAATCTGCCACTCGCCGTGCGTATCCTCCTGCGCCCGCTGGAGGCCGTGCCGGGGGAAAGCTGGCGGCTGGCGGCGCAGCTCGGGTTTTCGCCGGCGCAGGTGTTCCGCTGGATCGATTGGCCGGTGCTGCGCCGCAGCCTGCCTAGCGTTGCCGCGCTGATTTTCCTTCTGTGTAGCGGCAGTTTTACCATCGTTCTCGCCCTCGGCGGCGGGCCGCGCGCCACGACGCTGGAAGTGGCCCTCTATGAAGCCTTGCGGCTCGACTTCGACCCCAGCCGGGCGGCTATTCTAGCGCTCCTGCAAACTCTGCTGTGCATCGGCGTTGGTGGCCTGCTGGTGCGCCTGACCCCGCCCGCCGTGCCGCTGAGCCTGGGGCCGGGGCGGAATGGGGCGCGGCCCGATCGTCACCTCTGGCGCACGCGGATTCTCGATAGCTTCTGGCTTGGCGGGGCATTGCTCTTCATCGGCGGGCCGCTGCTCGGCCTGATCCACGGCGGGCTACGCGGTCCGATCCTGGCGGTACTGTGGGAGGCTGATCTTTGGACGGCAGCGCTAAATTCCCTCCGCCTCACTGCCCTGGCAGCCCCCCTTGCTGTCCTCGGTGCGCTTGGGCTTTTGCTGGGGGCGCGGCGCCTGCCTACCCGGCTGCGCAGGTTGGTGGCGGGGCTGGGGACGCTACCGCTGGCCCTGCCACCCATCGTCATCGGCACAGGCTGGTTCATTCTGTTCCGCCCCCTAGTCTTGGCGCCCTGGGTTGCGGTTGCACTGACGATTGCTTTGGCGACGCTGATGGCCCTCCCCTATACGCTACGCGCCCTAACGCCCGCCGTGGCAGAGGCCGCCGCCCGCCACGACCGGCTCTGCGCCGCGCTGGGCTTACGCGGCTGGCAGCGCTTTCGCCTAGTCGATTTTCCCGTTTTGCGCCGGGCCTTGGTGACTGCGCTGGCCTTGGCCGCAGCCCTATCTTTGGGGGATTTTGGCGCCGTGGCCCTGTTCGGGGCGAGCGATACCGCCGCCCTGCCGCTGCTGCTGTTCAGCCGGATGGGCAGTTATCGGTTTGACGAAGCCGCTGTGATTGCGCTGTTCTTGCTACTGCTCGGTTTTGTTGTCTTTTGGGGCATTGAAAAAGGATTGGGCCGTGACCGCCGCGCTTGA
- a CDS encoding LysM peptidoglycan-binding domain-containing protein, which produces MSERLSSRRAFLLGLIGLILVIVALVLNRPSKDDPALPTTAQAPQPVPSAPPVQQTTPVQPTPPPAPPPQAAAVEPPAPPPVVAVSPEKPVEPAPTPAPVAVAPSAPATPPTAAVAAPSDLRPSFDVVRVNPQGDAVIAGRAQPEAQVTVFDGGKPIGTVTADKRGEWVLLPDRALPSGDRELSLSAAGPSGQTVESEQVVVLSIPAAKPPAQVASVAPAPEAAKPADPIDRPLALVVNRDGSGGSTVLQAPVEAGAAGRLTVDSIDYGKDGSLLLAGRGEAGHGIRAYVNNGPIGDAEVGSNGLWRLRPEAEIATGPSTLRIDQLSPQGKVTQRLELPFSRAAPEQVQLTAETDRVIVQPGNSLWRIARRVYGGGVHYTVIYRANADQIRDPDLIYPGQVFSLPPTK; this is translated from the coding sequence ATGTCGGAACGTCTTTCCAGCCGCCGGGCGTTTTTGCTCGGTCTTATCGGGCTGATTCTAGTCATTGTTGCCCTGGTGCTGAACCGTCCGTCGAAGGACGATCCCGCCCTGCCAACGACCGCCCAAGCACCGCAACCGGTGCCATCCGCGCCGCCCGTTCAACAAACCACGCCGGTTCAACCCACACCCCCTCCCGCGCCGCCGCCACAGGCCGCTGCGGTCGAACCGCCTGCGCCGCCCCCAGTGGTCGCTGTTTCCCCCGAAAAGCCGGTAGAGCCGGCACCGACCCCTGCGCCCGTTGCGGTCGCGCCCTCGGCGCCCGCCACGCCGCCCACTGCCGCTGTGGCAGCGCCGAGCGACCTTCGCCCCAGCTTTGATGTTGTGCGCGTTAACCCGCAGGGCGATGCGGTGATCGCTGGGCGGGCACAGCCCGAAGCGCAGGTGACGGTCTTTGATGGCGGTAAGCCGATTGGGACGGTGACGGCGGATAAGCGCGGCGAATGGGTGCTGCTGCCCGACCGGGCGCTTCCCAGCGGTGACCGCGAACTGTCGCTGTCTGCGGCTGGGCCGTCGGGTCAGACGGTCGAATCGGAGCAAGTGGTCGTGCTCTCGATTCCAGCCGCAAAACCCCCGGCACAGGTTGCCTCGGTCGCCCCCGCCCCGGAAGCGGCGAAGCCCGCCGACCCCATCGACCGACCGTTAGCGCTGGTTGTTAACCGCGACGGCAGCGGCGGTAGTACGGTTCTGCAAGCGCCGGTGGAAGCTGGGGCGGCGGGGCGCTTGACCGTCGATAGTATCGACTATGGCAAGGATGGTAGTCTGCTGCTCGCCGGGCGCGGCGAGGCGGGACACGGCATTCGCGCCTATGTAAACAATGGTCCAATTGGCGATGCCGAGGTTGGCAGCAACGGTCTGTGGCGTCTGCGCCCGGAGGCGGAGATTGCTACCGGCCCTTCGACCCTGCGCATCGACCAGCTTTCGCCGCAGGGCAAAGTTACTCAGCGCCTGGAACTGCCCTTCTCCCGCGCAGCGCCGGAACAGGTGCAGTTAACGGCCGAGACAGACCGGGTGATTGTACAGCCGGGGAACAGCCTGTGGCGAATCGCCCGGCGGGTCTATGGCGGCGGTGTGCATTATACGGTGATCTATCGGGCGAATGCCGATCAGATCCGCGACCCGGACCTAATTTATCCGGGGCAGGTTTTCAGCCTGCCGCCGACGAAATAG
- a CDS encoding methyl-accepting chemotaxis protein, whose product MLTWIACGGVALLTLISLFYPTRAWMRLAFGALGLLGAGYGAWMQDGGLVTAFLLLIAIQIAATFSLARLVESARQSGETDVSLDWLMSSMTPQQFRAGETLFRAGDRSDAMFVVKSGTIKLVEFNATLGPGQMLGEIGIFSPAGKRTASAVCETDVELLHLSAARVFELFSQQPDFGFQLMQLIIRRMNERVQAHMAEQREIERRAEIEKQHTRLALADTFEVSVQRVLSGVTNSVGQMQFCAQAMSSASEQTRERSQLVSAALSSARSSTSQMAQAAEGLSQAIAGIHRHVENSADIARRASDQAQSANTTIESLNQAAARIGDVVALITEIAEQTNLLALNATIEAARAGEAGKGFAVVATEVKNLADQTAKATEEITAQIENMQSATGAAVSEIQSISSTISNINEITTTIVSAIQEQRGASAKISQNVTQASADADEVARHIAQINNSVGESSQVAAQVLLTASDLVRDSDTLRSEVNGFSSQVRTS is encoded by the coding sequence ATGCTGACCTGGATTGCGTGTGGCGGCGTCGCCCTTCTCACCCTCATCAGTCTCTTTTACCCAACGCGCGCCTGGATGCGGTTAGCCTTCGGCGCGCTTGGCCTACTGGGCGCAGGCTATGGCGCTTGGATGCAGGATGGTGGACTGGTGACCGCCTTCTTGCTGCTGATCGCCATCCAGATTGCCGCCACCTTCTCCCTCGCCCGGCTGGTTGAAAGCGCCCGCCAGTCTGGCGAGACCGATGTGTCGCTCGATTGGCTGATGTCCTCGATGACGCCGCAACAGTTCCGCGCGGGGGAAACCCTGTTCCGTGCCGGGGACCGGTCGGATGCGATGTTCGTGGTCAAATCGGGCACGATCAAGCTAGTGGAGTTCAATGCGACCCTGGGGCCGGGGCAAATGTTGGGGGAAATTGGTATTTTCTCCCCCGCTGGTAAGCGCACCGCCTCAGCCGTCTGCGAAACCGATGTCGAGCTTCTGCATCTGTCGGCGGCGCGCGTCTTCGAACTATTTTCCCAGCAGCCCGATTTCGGCTTTCAATTGATGCAGTTGATCATCCGCCGGATGAACGAGCGGGTGCAGGCCCATATGGCCGAACAGCGCGAGATTGAGCGGCGCGCCGAAATCGAAAAACAGCATACCCGCCTCGCGCTGGCCGATACGTTCGAAGTGTCCGTGCAGCGAGTGCTTTCCGGGGTGACCAATTCGGTCGGGCAGATGCAGTTCTGCGCGCAAGCCATGTCCAGCGCATCGGAACAAACCCGCGAACGGAGCCAGCTTGTTTCGGCGGCCCTGAGTTCAGCACGCAGTTCGACGAGCCAGATGGCCCAGGCTGCCGAAGGGCTAAGCCAGGCGATTGCGGGCATTCATCGCCACGTCGAAAACTCGGCCGATATCGCCCGCCGCGCCTCTGACCAAGCGCAATCGGCGAATACCACCATCGAAAGTCTTAACCAAGCCGCCGCCCGCATCGGCGATGTAGTGGCGCTGATTACTGAGATCGCCGAGCAAACCAACCTGCTAGCGCTGAATGCCACCATCGAAGCGGCGCGGGCGGGCGAAGCGGGCAAAGGCTTTGCAGTCGTCGCAACCGAGGTGAAGAACCTCGCCGATCAAACCGCCAAAGCAACCGAAGAAATTACCGCCCAGATCGAAAATATGCAGTCGGCGACCGGGGCCGCCGTGTCGGAAATTCAGTCGATCAGTTCGACCATTTCCAATATTAATGAAATCACGACGACTATTGTTTCCGCCATCCAGGAACAACGGGGCGCGTCGGCAAAAATTTCGCAGAATGTTACCCAGGCCAGCGCCGATGCCGACGAGGTTGCCCGGCATATTGCCCAGATCAATAATTCGGTGGGCGAATCAAGTCAGGTGGCGGCGCAGGTGCTGCTCACCGCCTCCGACCTTGTGCGCGATTCGGATACGCTGAGGTCGGAAGTCAATGGCTTCTCCAGCCAAGTGCGGACAAGTTAG
- a CDS encoding MlaC/ttg2D family ABC transporter substrate-binding protein, producing MTVSRRAVLLGGVGLALLPTFTAQAADISKEAKELIETLGVQAIATINDDTLGDTERREKFTKLLVDGFDIPAIARFCLGRYWRAASDEQKAAYQATFQQMIVSVYASRFREYRGVKFTVTNSRNEGDDHAIVTSSLQQPSSSQAAKVEWRVLRPQGRAKVVDVIVEGVSMSLTQQQDFAAAMQSNGGDLDKFIAELKKRAVT from the coding sequence ATGACGGTGTCGCGTCGGGCGGTTCTTCTTGGGGGGGTGGGTCTTGCGCTCCTCCCCACTTTTACTGCCCAAGCTGCCGATATTTCCAAGGAAGCCAAGGAACTTATCGAAACCCTTGGCGTCCAGGCCATCGCCACGATCAATGATGACACGCTGGGCGATACTGAGCGTCGGGAAAAATTCACCAAACTACTGGTGGATGGTTTCGATATTCCCGCCATTGCCCGGTTTTGCCTGGGCCGCTACTGGCGGGCCGCGTCCGATGAGCAGAAGGCGGCTTACCAGGCGACATTCCAGCAAATGATCGTCTCGGTTTATGCCTCGCGCTTCCGTGAATATCGCGGCGTTAAGTTCACGGTTACCAACAGCCGGAACGAAGGCGACGATCACGCGATTGTCACAAGTTCCCTGCAACAGCCCAGTTCCAGCCAAGCGGCGAAGGTTGAATGGCGGGTCTTACGTCCACAGGGGCGCGCCAAAGTGGTTGACGTGATCGTCGAAGGTGTCAGCATGTCGTTGACGCAGCAGCAGGATTTTGCGGCGGCGATGCAAAGCAACGGTGGCGACCTCGATAAGTTCATTGCGGAACTGAAGAAGCGCGCCGTGACCTAA